The Cohnella abietis genome has a segment encoding these proteins:
- a CDS encoding GNAT family N-acetyltransferase, which translates to MAIEYKINASLCSKDVSEVFKSSGIKRPADDLERIQKMIDNADVNISAWDGVRLVGIARAITDFSYCCYLSDLSVCKEYQKTGIGKELVNRLREHLGEEVSLLLLSAPTAMEYYPRIGFEKTEKAFLIPRVK; encoded by the coding sequence ATGGCAATTGAGTATAAAATCAATGCTTCGCTTTGTTCTAAAGATGTTTCGGAGGTTTTTAAAAGCTCTGGAATTAAACGTCCTGCGGATGACCTTGAACGTATTCAAAAAATGATTGATAATGCCGATGTTAACATTTCTGCTTGGGATGGGGTTAGGCTAGTAGGCATTGCAAGAGCGATTACTGATTTCTCATATTGTTGTTATTTATCAGATTTATCAGTATGTAAGGAATATCAGAAGACAGGTATCGGAAAAGAACTTGTTAATCGCTTACGGGAACACTTAGGAGAAGAGGTTTCTTTATTATTGCTCTCTGCACCGACTGCAATGGAGTATTACCCACGTATTGGCTTCGAAAAGACAGAAAAAGCATTTTTGATACCAAGAGTAAAGTAA
- a CDS encoding VOC family protein has protein sequence MRIKESGIIVFMENYESSLEFYVNQLGFQIREQKEDLSILYFGNSYLMIEKNGVSSPAPKKRDQNPTVLRLDLLDFDDSVKALQDRGVLVDVHVLDWGTIAAIIDPEGNRIELKKS, from the coding sequence GTGAGAATTAAGGAATCCGGCATTATTGTATTTATGGAAAATTATGAGTCATCTTTAGAATTTTATGTGAATCAATTAGGATTTCAGATACGTGAACAAAAGGAAGATCTTTCAATTCTTTATTTTGGAAATAGCTACTTAATGATAGAAAAGAATGGTGTTTCATCTCCCGCACCTAAAAAGAGAGATCAGAACCCAACGGTACTAAGACTAGATCTATTGGATTTTGATGATTCCGTCAAGGCACTTCAAGATCGTGGCGTTTTAGTAGATGTTCATGTATTGGATTGGGGAACGATTGCAGCAATAATTGATCCTGAGGGTAATAGAATTGAATTAAAAAAAAGCTGA
- a CDS encoding aldo/keto reductase, translating into MMSETISAAQAGTIALGDLTVNRIGLGTNRITNITDAHNLLKRALELGINFIDTAHYYGESEEGIGNALAPYDTGLVVATKGGATDASPQQLRRELEQSLKSLKKDQIDLYQLHRVDADIPLEVTMQALKSFQDEGLIKHIGLSEVTVEQLQQAMQVVPIVSVQNEYNVINRKHEALVDFCTQHQIVFIPWFPLGGLFGDTAKVEQRVANIASKLNVPTRQVALKWLLQRSPIILPIPGTLSPAHLEDNLRAATLELSEEDYAALSN; encoded by the coding sequence ATGATGTCGGAAACTATTTCTGCGGCGCAGGCGGGTACCATTGCACTAGGTGATCTGACCGTCAACCGAATCGGCTTAGGGACTAACCGTATCACCAACATAACGGATGCACACAATTTGCTTAAACGAGCACTAGAGCTCGGCATTAACTTTATTGACACAGCTCATTACTACGGAGAGAGCGAGGAGGGCATTGGCAACGCACTTGCGCCATACGACACCGGTCTAGTTGTGGCCACCAAAGGTGGTGCGACGGACGCTAGCCCTCAACAATTACGACGCGAGTTGGAACAAAGTTTGAAGAGCCTCAAAAAAGACCAAATTGACCTTTATCAACTCCATCGTGTAGATGCCGATATTCCATTGGAAGTAACGATGCAGGCGCTTAAAAGCTTCCAAGATGAAGGGTTAATTAAGCACATCGGCTTGTCTGAGGTAACGGTTGAGCAGCTTCAACAGGCCATGCAAGTAGTACCGATTGTAAGCGTCCAGAACGAATACAATGTGATCAATCGCAAGCATGAAGCGCTTGTGGACTTTTGTACCCAGCACCAGATTGTCTTCATTCCTTGGTTTCCTTTAGGTGGCTTGTTTGGCGATACTGCCAAGGTAGAACAACGGGTAGCAAATATAGCCAGCAAATTGAATGTTCCAACCCGGCAGGTGGCATTAAAGTGGCTACTCCAGCGCTCACCTATAATTTTACCAATTCCCGGGACACTGTCTCCTGCTCATTTGGAAGACAATCTGCGTGCCGCCACTCTCGAACTAAGCGAGGAAGATTATGCAGCTCTATCAAACTAA
- a CDS encoding NADPH-dependent FMN reductase, giving the protein MKVAAIVGSIRKDSYNLKLAQFIKKRYSEKFDLEILSLRLPFYDQDIENNPPEEVLKFKSQVADADAVLWVTPEYNGTIPGVLGNAIDWLSRVDRVVNGKPSWIVGASMGTLGTVKAQLHLREILFSFGLSSPLLPGNEVYVGAVHEKFDEAGNLTHEPTIQFLDSVVDNFLKWFNHNNR; this is encoded by the coding sequence ATGAAAGTTGCTGCTATTGTAGGAAGTATCCGTAAAGATTCTTATAACCTAAAGCTTGCTCAATTTATCAAGAAGCGTTACAGCGAAAAGTTTGATCTTGAAATCTTAAGTCTTAGACTGCCATTTTACGACCAAGATATTGAGAATAATCCTCCCGAAGAAGTCCTGAAATTCAAAAGCCAAGTGGCCGATGCTGATGCAGTATTGTGGGTGACGCCTGAATATAACGGTACGATTCCAGGTGTGCTAGGGAATGCCATTGATTGGTTATCCCGCGTGGACAGAGTGGTGAATGGCAAGCCATCATGGATCGTCGGGGCCTCTATGGGGACTTTAGGAACGGTTAAAGCACAATTGCATTTGCGAGAAATTTTGTTCTCCTTTGGTCTTTCATCTCCGCTTCTTCCTGGAAATGAAGTCTATGTAGGGGCCGTGCATGAAAAATTCGATGAAGCGGGCAATTTAACTCACGAACCGACGATTCAATTTTTGGATTCTGTGGTGGATAATTTCCTGAAGTGGTTTAATCATAATAATCGATAA
- a CDS encoding TetR/AcrR family transcriptional regulator — protein sequence MAKVDRRIPKTKDAIHKALVELMTEKDFDNITINDISERANINRGTLYLHYSDKYDLLNKTIEYHLGNMLHLCVVANPENEGLDVLQSLLPVFQYFDENFLFYSSMLTNKGVTCFHDQLMQVIINKLYERMEKGVMNQEFDREVLVQFMASAYVGAVEWWIKNNRPNPPEFMAQQVKNIFESSHLFSHN from the coding sequence ATGGCCAAAGTGGATAGAAGAATACCAAAAACTAAGGATGCCATCCATAAAGCCCTTGTTGAATTAATGACTGAAAAGGATTTCGACAACATTACGATCAATGACATTTCAGAAAGAGCCAATATTAACAGAGGAACTCTATATCTTCACTACTCGGATAAATATGATCTACTGAACAAAACCATAGAATATCATTTAGGTAACATGTTGCATCTCTGTGTTGTAGCAAATCCAGAGAACGAGGGATTAGATGTGCTACAATCTCTTCTTCCCGTGTTTCAATACTTTGATGAAAACTTTTTATTTTATTCCTCAATGCTGACCAACAAAGGCGTGACTTGCTTTCATGATCAATTGATGCAAGTAATCATTAATAAATTATACGAGAGAATGGAAAAGGGAGTAATGAACCAAGAATTTGATAGGGAAGTTCTTGTTCAATTTATGGCTTCTGCTTATGTAGGCGCCGTGGAATGGTGGATTAAAAATAATAGACCCAATCCCCCCGAATTTATGGCCCAGCAAGTAAAAAATATTTTTGAAAGCAGCCATCTTTTTAGCCATAACTGA
- a CDS encoding carbohydrate binding domain-containing protein, producing MELIKNPRRVGIFAFFVALGFILSMLMAKQASAAEEEFQIGVFWVPPAAYTNETHYDYLKEGHVNWIVNVASTDLDTVEVNKRMLELAAERGMKAVVADSRFDRVYENKATDAEIAAIVNDYKGLPGLGGYYVMDEPEFKNISYAGHAYQQFLQNDPDSIPYLNLLPYVWNKPEYEQYVDDIIAATPDLKYLTFDNYPFRTNGTTNFDILDDYYTNLKIIRDKGLANNVKTGAYIQAAGYFDMRRPVGDELRYNVFTSLAYGMKALYWFPYWHPGVPFQGAIINTDGTKTDLYEPFQNLNAQIEKLGPTLMKLNSIDVFHSGVMAAGTKAVPSDFFWKPENSSDNVIISYFTDANGRKYIMAVNRDYANTTALSFHVNSNPTTIKEISKTTGLEVYTNYNASTGVISADFAPGEGRLYALPTEGMGELLTNPGFEDGLTGWTMYNPSTLTPVTEPVNSGSNALKISARSMNYTGAMQDIKSILLSNGQGTYDFGVMLRTESEETQTFYANIFINDSTGDHYYNGSFVKADNGGWVLSSGSAYLTWTGKLNYARIYTESESGIGNYYVDDFSLKKPDQSTKFKSTLTANMSSITSGTEFKVNLGLSDNTHPVYAQDITLNYNPNVMEFVSAKSIIEGVSVVEIVKGPAGKLRLIIASGGPDYAVTGNTPIIELTFKSKKVSQTTSSLISISNAVVGDARGNEYQAVASSVPVEVMKGAGPEDINEDGKISIGDLAIVSAHYGKNSNSPDWQIAKIADVNGDGVIDILDLSAVAKKIIN from the coding sequence GTGGAACTGATTAAAAATCCTAGAAGAGTTGGAATATTTGCGTTTTTTGTTGCACTTGGCTTCATTCTGAGTATGTTGATGGCCAAGCAAGCTTCAGCAGCGGAAGAGGAATTTCAGATCGGCGTATTTTGGGTGCCGCCTGCTGCTTATACCAACGAAACTCATTACGATTACCTCAAGGAAGGACATGTAAACTGGATTGTTAATGTCGCTTCCACGGATTTGGACACGGTAGAAGTCAACAAAAGGATGCTCGAATTAGCGGCTGAAAGAGGCATGAAGGCTGTAGTTGCAGATTCTAGATTCGATAGAGTATATGAAAATAAAGCTACGGATGCTGAAATTGCTGCAATAGTGAACGACTATAAAGGTCTTCCTGGTTTGGGCGGTTATTACGTAATGGACGAACCCGAATTTAAAAATATCTCTTACGCCGGTCATGCTTATCAGCAATTTTTACAAAATGACCCGGATTCAATACCGTATTTAAATTTGTTGCCGTATGTTTGGAATAAGCCGGAATATGAACAGTACGTGGATGACATCATCGCAGCAACACCCGATCTGAAATACTTAACGTTCGATAATTATCCGTTCAGAACCAATGGGACGACCAATTTTGACATCTTAGACGACTATTATACAAACTTAAAAATTATTAGGGACAAGGGTTTGGCGAATAATGTGAAAACAGGCGCCTATATTCAAGCAGCTGGCTATTTTGATATGAGGCGTCCGGTTGGTGACGAATTAAGGTATAACGTATTTACATCACTTGCTTATGGGATGAAAGCTCTTTATTGGTTCCCGTATTGGCATCCGGGCGTACCTTTCCAAGGTGCAATCATTAATACAGATGGAACAAAGACGGATCTGTATGAGCCATTCCAAAACTTGAATGCACAAATTGAAAAGTTGGGCCCCACTTTAATGAAATTGAACTCAATTGACGTGTTTCACTCAGGAGTGATGGCTGCTGGAACGAAAGCTGTTCCTTCCGACTTTTTCTGGAAGCCTGAGAATTCCAGCGATAACGTGATCATCTCCTATTTCACAGATGCAAACGGCAGGAAATATATTATGGCAGTTAATAGAGACTATGCGAATACAACAGCTCTCTCTTTCCATGTCAATTCAAACCCCACAACGATTAAGGAAATTTCCAAAACGACAGGCTTAGAGGTATATACAAATTATAATGCGTCAACAGGCGTGATTTCGGCAGACTTTGCTCCCGGCGAGGGACGGCTTTATGCTTTGCCAACGGAAGGCATGGGTGAGCTATTAACAAATCCGGGCTTTGAAGATGGTTTGACGGGATGGACAATGTACAATCCAAGCACGCTTACACCTGTAACTGAGCCTGTAAACTCAGGTTCTAATGCGCTCAAAATAAGTGCAAGGAGCATGAACTATACGGGTGCGATGCAGGATATCAAATCCATATTGTTGAGTAACGGACAAGGAACCTACGATTTCGGGGTCATGCTGCGTACGGAATCGGAAGAAACGCAAACCTTCTATGCAAATATATTTATTAATGATAGTACAGGTGATCATTATTATAATGGATCATTTGTAAAGGCTGATAACGGAGGATGGGTGCTTTCATCCGGCTCGGCTTACCTTACTTGGACAGGTAAGCTGAATTATGCGCGGATCTACACAGAATCGGAATCGGGAATCGGCAATTATTATGTTGATGATTTCAGTCTGAAGAAACCGGATCAATCGACAAAATTCAAAAGCACTTTAACGGCTAATATGAGCTCTATTACGTCCGGGACGGAATTTAAAGTGAATTTGGGATTGAGCGACAATACCCATCCCGTTTACGCACAGGACATCACTTTGAATTATAATCCCAACGTCATGGAGTTCGTATCTGCTAAGTCCATTATTGAAGGTGTCTCCGTTGTCGAGATTGTTAAGGGACCCGCCGGAAAGCTTCGGTTAATTATTGCCAGCGGAGGTCCGGATTACGCGGTTACAGGTAACACGCCTATCATTGAGCTTACCTTTAAATCCAAAAAGGTTTCGCAGACAACAAGCAGCCTAATCTCGATTTCAAACGCTGTGGTAGGCGACGCTAGAGGAAATGAATATCAAGCAGTTGCTTCTTCCGTTCCCGTTGAAGTCATGAAAGGCGCTGGCCCGGAAGATATAAACGAGGATGGCAAAATATCGATTGGCGATCTTGCCATTGTATCGGCTCATTACGGTAAAAACAGTAATAGTCCCGATTGGCAAATTGCGAAGATAGCTGATGTTAACGGCGACGGTGTTATTGATATCCTTGATCTATCGGCGGTTGCCAAGAAAATCATCAATTAG
- a CDS encoding S-layer homology domain-containing protein translates to MKRKLLTLLIISLLGLTLAFPSGASAENAISFLITAQGVADDKVIVNMTVNNAKDLYGYEARFTFDPTHLELVEAKSNLSGFSISPKIEQNEIVIAHTKMGNVDGESGNLIIGTLAFKIKKPGTSTVTWKSIKAVDHNLGHQTYSLDKSVSAGSTNVGTPNSNPGIGNVDNNNLYSVTVSEENLKNAKDGKVVIDIADGTRNVLFPAKAARIIGNNKLELKFKDLSVIIPAEVLKEVQDMVSSDELEDAKISFNCIKASADEKNGLLTNASNKAKAKITAGGDIIEFSLSVLTKKGEERKLTKFNKQIIVKLKISPNAQKELLGIYFISDAGELEYVGGVIEGEYMTAEVGHFSKYAVLEYDKSFADVADSHWAAHAIKVLVAKHVVYGANHTQFLPNANITRAEFAAIVVRALGLKATGKSSFTDVNDKAWYATIVTSAEETGIIKGRSKSLFAPNETITREEMASIIVRAYEYKTGIKAKATAAQNEPFTDAKEISAWARDDVNAAFTLGIISGRGDGRFTPKVLSTRADSSQIIVNLLKNL, encoded by the coding sequence ATGAAACGTAAATTACTCACTCTCCTAATCATATCTTTGCTTGGTTTAACCCTGGCATTTCCCTCGGGCGCGAGTGCGGAGAACGCAATCTCATTCCTGATAACTGCTCAAGGTGTAGCGGACGATAAAGTAATCGTGAACATGACGGTTAATAATGCAAAAGATTTATATGGCTATGAAGCACGATTTACGTTTGACCCTACTCACCTTGAATTGGTAGAGGCTAAGTCCAATCTCAGCGGTTTTTCCATATCCCCGAAGATCGAACAAAACGAAATCGTCATCGCTCATACCAAAATGGGTAATGTTGACGGCGAAAGCGGAAATCTAATCATCGGCACTCTAGCTTTTAAGATAAAGAAACCCGGAACTTCCACCGTGACATGGAAATCGATTAAGGCAGTGGATCATAATTTAGGTCATCAAACTTATTCCTTAGATAAAAGCGTTTCCGCTGGTTCGACGAACGTCGGAACGCCCAATAGTAATCCAGGTATCGGAAATGTCGATAACAACAATCTGTATTCTGTAACCGTGAGCGAGGAAAACTTGAAAAATGCCAAAGACGGTAAAGTCGTCATTGATATCGCGGACGGAACAAGAAACGTTCTATTCCCTGCGAAAGCGGCTCGGATCATCGGTAACAACAAGCTCGAATTGAAGTTTAAGGACTTATCCGTAATCATTCCTGCAGAAGTACTGAAAGAGGTGCAGGATATGGTGTCCTCCGATGAGTTGGAGGATGCGAAAATTTCCTTTAACTGCATTAAAGCTTCTGCGGATGAAAAGAATGGTTTATTGACTAATGCGTCGAACAAGGCGAAGGCAAAAATCACAGCTGGCGGAGACATTATTGAATTTAGCTTATCCGTCCTGACGAAGAAAGGCGAAGAACGAAAGCTGACTAAATTTAATAAGCAAATTATAGTTAAGCTTAAAATTAGCCCTAATGCACAAAAGGAATTGCTTGGCATCTACTTTATCTCCGATGCTGGCGAGCTTGAATACGTAGGTGGCGTGATCGAAGGCGAATATATGACTGCGGAAGTCGGTCATTTCAGTAAATATGCTGTTCTGGAGTATGATAAATCTTTTGCGGATGTTGCCGATTCGCACTGGGCGGCACATGCAATTAAAGTACTAGTTGCAAAGCATGTCGTATATGGAGCAAATCATACCCAATTCCTTCCCAACGCAAATATAACACGCGCTGAATTTGCTGCAATTGTTGTTCGTGCTCTTGGACTAAAAGCAACAGGAAAATCATCATTCACCGATGTGAATGACAAAGCATGGTACGCAACAATAGTGACCTCAGCAGAAGAGACTGGAATCATAAAGGGGCGTAGCAAATCTCTTTTTGCTCCCAACGAAACGATTACCCGTGAAGAAATGGCATCAATCATTGTTCGCGCTTATGAATATAAGACTGGAATCAAAGCAAAGGCAACGGCTGCGCAGAACGAACCTTTTACCGATGCGAAAGAAATCTCTGCGTGGGCTCGAGACGATGTGAACGCTGCGTTCACGCTTGGTATCATTTCAGGGCGCGGAGATGGACGGTTTACACCGAAAGTACTATCAACACGTGCTGATTCCTCACAAATTATCGTTAACCTACTTAAAAATCTATAG
- a CDS encoding DUF4838 domain-containing protein: MFRELNLQQDNCVYVVEHDNQTIHFAAEELVRYLGVVSNCIITLKIVEKYDNRENGLWVGLSNDFLATTFTSSEQNPYDDEIMIDVSHGNGWVTGVNPRSVLLSVYRFLFELGCRWVRPGVDGEYLPHTDFRSFTINVQERASYRYRGICIEGAVGVEHITEMIDWMAKVGFNSYFIQFREAYHFFERWYSHLNNPHKSPTEDFDVESARTYVAAAKHEIQKRGMIYQAVGHGWTCAPFGIQGLSWEKWEEEIDPEIIPFFAQVNGKRELWEGIPINTELCYSKPEARSKMVKEIELYASLHPEVDLLHVWLSDGSNNQCECERCILETPSDLYIKLMNELDMALTNRGLGTRIVFLIYHELMWPPENERIVNPDRFVLQFAPITRTYRQSFASIGSVPDVPTFVRNKLDLPQAVEGNVSYLKAWGNHFQGDSFDFDYHFMWAHQKDPGYLQIAKVLYEDILHLEQLDLNGFVSCQVQRSFFPNGLPMSVMARTLWNKELSFSHMAEDYFISAYGRDGMACLEYAMKLSELYYELNLDQTSDRQEIDSKLLFSNVNSLIHQFETVIEKNSKQDNLCHASSWKYIKLHAGIWQELNHGLELLDGEDVVQAQRVWEDVKNSVWHIEDSCHQVFDVHNFVGVFDQVFSAKRFEGRMEG, translated from the coding sequence ATGTTCAGAGAATTAAACCTTCAGCAGGACAATTGTGTTTATGTGGTTGAACATGATAATCAAACGATTCATTTTGCAGCAGAAGAATTAGTCCGTTACTTGGGAGTGGTTTCAAACTGTATCATAACTCTCAAAATTGTAGAAAAGTATGACAATAGAGAAAATGGTCTGTGGGTTGGATTATCCAACGATTTTCTTGCTACTACATTCACTTCTAGTGAACAGAATCCTTACGATGATGAAATAATGATCGATGTCTCTCACGGAAATGGTTGGGTAACCGGGGTAAATCCACGTAGCGTACTTCTTTCGGTCTATCGCTTCTTGTTTGAACTGGGCTGCAGATGGGTGAGGCCGGGAGTGGATGGTGAATATTTGCCGCATACGGATTTTAGGTCCTTCACCATAAACGTGCAGGAGCGAGCTTCTTATCGATATAGAGGAATATGTATAGAAGGCGCAGTTGGTGTTGAACATATCACCGAGATGATAGATTGGATGGCAAAGGTGGGATTCAACAGCTATTTTATTCAATTCAGAGAAGCCTATCACTTCTTTGAACGTTGGTACAGTCATTTGAATAACCCACATAAGAGTCCCACTGAGGATTTCGATGTGGAATCAGCAAGAACATATGTCGCTGCGGCTAAGCATGAGATTCAAAAAAGAGGAATGATCTATCAAGCTGTTGGGCATGGGTGGACATGCGCTCCTTTTGGTATTCAGGGGCTTAGCTGGGAGAAATGGGAAGAGGAGATTGATCCTGAGATCATTCCGTTTTTCGCTCAAGTGAACGGTAAACGTGAATTGTGGGAAGGAATCCCTATTAACACGGAGCTTTGTTATTCGAAACCTGAAGCCCGCAGCAAAATGGTCAAGGAAATCGAACTCTATGCATCCTTGCATCCGGAGGTTGATTTACTGCACGTTTGGTTGTCGGACGGCTCCAATAATCAATGCGAATGCGAGCGATGTATTCTTGAAACGCCTTCCGATTTGTATATCAAGCTAATGAATGAATTAGACATGGCCTTGACGAATCGAGGGCTGGGAACCCGCATTGTCTTTCTCATCTATCATGAGCTTATGTGGCCACCCGAGAATGAAAGGATTGTCAATCCAGACCGTTTCGTTCTGCAATTCGCTCCGATAACTCGCACATATCGGCAATCATTCGCTTCGATTGGTAGTGTTCCAGATGTTCCGACGTTTGTAAGAAATAAGCTGGATTTACCGCAAGCCGTGGAAGGGAATGTAAGCTATCTTAAGGCTTGGGGGAATCATTTTCAAGGCGACAGCTTTGATTTCGACTACCATTTCATGTGGGCGCATCAAAAAGATCCCGGTTATTTACAAATTGCAAAAGTATTGTATGAAGATATCCTTCATTTGGAACAGCTTGATCTGAACGGATTTGTCAGCTGTCAGGTCCAGAGATCCTTCTTTCCAAACGGGCTTCCTATGTCGGTCATGGCCCGAACATTATGGAACAAAGAGCTAAGCTTCAGTCATATGGCAGAGGATTATTTTATAAGCGCTTATGGAAGAGACGGAATGGCATGCTTGGAGTATGCGATGAAGCTGTCGGAGCTTTATTATGAGCTTAATTTGGATCAGACATCTGATCGGCAAGAGATCGATAGTAAATTGTTATTTTCGAACGTTAATTCACTTATTCATCAATTCGAGACAGTGATCGAAAAGAATAGTAAGCAGGATAACCTATGTCACGCCAGTTCATGGAAATATATTAAGCTTCATGCCGGAATTTGGCAGGAGCTGAATCATGGCTTAGAGCTGCTCGATGGAGAAGATGTCGTCCAAGCTCAGCGTGTATGGGAGGACGTGAAAAATAGTGTGTGGCACATAGAGGACAGCTGTCACCAGGTATTTGATGTGCACAATTTTGTTGGTGTATTTGATCAAGTTTTCTCTGCAAAAAGGTTTGAAGGGAGAATGGAGGGTTGA
- a CDS encoding Gfo/Idh/MocA family protein, whose translation MDKVKVGILGLGRWGMNHLEAFCSLGQVEVVAVCDKSPEKLELAGQKYRIKQLYSNEDDLILNDDIDLISVVTFESQHLEPTLKALRSGKHVLVEKPVTTRPEEAREMQAAAADSGKLLLPGHLLRFDPRYAAIKEAIQSGKVGTPVSMYMKRARENFLFDTFKRVHTVYELMIHDIDLAIWYAGCRVKKVKAYGRTVSDSSSPEVLWANLEFENGAIAVLHSNWMTPDAAGIEIADAIEVIGQSGTAHFESSLSGLHIWDGGGRLTPDMNIHVNLHGQTIGSLREQLTYICRCIAQGEEPSVISFADAVHGVEVADAIVTSCEKGQEIVLGEAML comes from the coding sequence ATGGACAAAGTGAAAGTAGGTATTCTTGGCTTGGGTAGATGGGGGATGAATCATCTCGAAGCCTTTTGCTCGCTCGGGCAAGTGGAGGTTGTGGCTGTCTGCGATAAGTCGCCAGAGAAGCTGGAGCTAGCCGGGCAGAAATACCGCATTAAGCAGCTTTATTCCAATGAGGATGACCTGATTCTAAATGATGATATCGATTTAATCAGTGTAGTTACCTTCGAAAGTCAACATCTGGAACCAACATTGAAAGCGCTTCGCTCGGGTAAGCATGTCCTTGTCGAGAAGCCGGTAACGACTAGGCCTGAAGAGGCACGGGAAATGCAGGCTGCCGCCGCAGACAGCGGTAAGCTGCTGCTTCCTGGTCATTTACTCCGCTTCGATCCCCGTTATGCGGCGATCAAAGAGGCGATTCAGTCAGGTAAGGTCGGTACTCCGGTGAGTATGTATATGAAACGGGCCAGGGAGAACTTTTTATTCGACACCTTTAAGCGCGTGCATACGGTTTACGAGCTAATGATACATGATATTGATTTGGCCATTTGGTATGCCGGTTGTCGGGTCAAGAAGGTAAAGGCTTACGGAAGAACGGTATCAGACTCCTCCTCTCCTGAAGTGCTTTGGGCAAATCTAGAATTCGAGAACGGTGCGATTGCCGTCCTTCATAGCAACTGGATGACGCCTGACGCGGCAGGCATTGAAATTGCCGACGCGATCGAAGTGATCGGTCAAAGTGGAACGGCACACTTCGAATCGAGCCTTTCGGGCTTGCACATATGGGATGGCGGAGGCAGACTAACACCTGATATGAATATTCATGTGAACCTTCATGGGCAAACAATAGGAAGCTTACGTGAGCAATTGACCTATATTTGCCGCTGTATAGCACAGGGTGAAGAGCCTTCCGTTATTTCGTTCGCCGATGCCGTTCATGGGGTTGAAGTCGCCGACGCGATCGTTACTTCGTGTGAGAAAGGGCAAGAAATTGTGCTTGGAGAGGCAATGTTGTGA